From one Deltaproteobacteria bacterium genomic stretch:
- a CDS encoding DUF4215 domain-containing protein codes for MAATGDGAFEGAIPPQPEGEVVQYRIVVRTDDGSEWSLPQNRADPRYELFVGAVTELYCTDFESDPAVDGWTHGLRSGADGEGADDWQWDVPAGRAASGDPDRAFSGERAFGNDLGHDNFNGSYQPDKVNFARMPVVDASGYSVVRLQYRRWLNVEDGSYDRATIYANGEPVWQNLATEDGTTHHQDREWRFHDVDLTRTLAPDGTVQVEFELASDGGLEFGGWTVDDVCIVAYAPSVCGDGVATGIEQCDDGPDNADAPDACRTNCTLPMCGDGIIDAGEECDDGNADPGDDCLDDCTRPDAAPGSADCGCRAGGTPHRPWTAPALVAALAVVALRRRARRRRPRGGAPVPGGPSAPSPLL; via the coding sequence ATGGCGGCGACCGGCGACGGCGCGTTCGAGGGCGCGATCCCGCCCCAGCCGGAGGGCGAGGTCGTGCAGTACCGCATCGTCGTCCGCACCGACGACGGCTCGGAATGGTCGCTGCCGCAAAACCGCGCCGACCCGCGCTACGAGCTGTTCGTCGGGGCGGTCACGGAGCTGTACTGCACCGATTTCGAGTCCGATCCCGCGGTCGACGGATGGACCCACGGGTTGCGCAGCGGCGCCGACGGAGAGGGAGCGGACGACTGGCAGTGGGACGTGCCCGCCGGCCGCGCGGCGAGCGGCGACCCGGACCGGGCGTTCTCCGGCGAGCGCGCGTTCGGCAACGACCTCGGCCACGACAACTTCAACGGGTCGTACCAGCCGGACAAGGTCAACTTCGCGCGCATGCCCGTCGTCGACGCGTCCGGCTACTCGGTGGTGCGCCTGCAGTACCGCCGGTGGCTCAACGTCGAGGACGGCAGCTACGACCGCGCCACGATTTACGCCAACGGCGAACCTGTGTGGCAAAACCTCGCCACCGAAGACGGCACCACGCACCATCAAGATCGCGAGTGGCGATTTCACGACGTCGACCTCACGCGCACACTGGCGCCCGACGGCACGGTGCAGGTCGAGTTCGAGCTGGCGTCCGACGGTGGACTGGAGTTCGGCGGCTGGACGGTCGACGACGTGTGCATCGTTGCGTACGCCCCGTCGGTGTGCGGCGACGGTGTGGCGACCGGCATCGAACAGTGCGACGACGGGCCCGACAACGCGGACGCGCCCGACGCATGCCGGACGAACTGCACGTTGCCGATGTGCGGCGACGGCATCATCGACGCCGGCGAGGAGTGCGACGACGGCAACGCGGACCCGGGCGACGACTGCCTCGACGACTGCACCCGGCCCGACGCCGCACCCGGCAGCGCCGACTGCGGTTGCCGCGCCGGCGGGACGCCCCACCGGCCGTGGACGGCGCCCGCGCTGGTCGCGGCGCTCGCCGTCGTCGCGCTGCGCAGGCGCGCGCGACGGCGCCGCCCACGCGGCGGCGCGCCGGTTCCGGGCGGCCCCTCCGCGCCAAGTCCCCTGCTATGA